The Musa acuminata AAA Group cultivar baxijiao chromosome BXJ2-2, Cavendish_Baxijiao_AAA, whole genome shotgun sequence genome has a segment encoding these proteins:
- the LOC103976340 gene encoding classical arabinogalactan protein 9-like → MASQVPMLALAISLCLLATCFAQSPASSPSNAPSTMVTPPTAFAAPPTTPSPPPATVPPPTAIPSPSTPPPVTTPPLATPPPALVPIASSPPPAPLAPAVAPAPLTTVSPAPAPNAASPISSTSPTTPPSPSPSASATPADGGSRAYVHGVSMRLTAFLGGLALLL, encoded by the coding sequence ATGGCTTCCCAGGTGCCTATGCTCGCCCTAGCCATCTCCCTCTGCCTCCTCGCCACTTGCTTCGCCCAATCCCCGGCTTCCTCCCCCTCAAACGCGCCGTCAACCATGGTCACTCCCCCGACCGCCTTCGCCGCGCCTCCAACCACACCGTCtccccctcccgccaccgtccccCCGCCGACGGCCATCCCATCCCCCTCCACACCACCTCCGGTTACCACCCCGCCGCTCGCCACCCCACCTCCGGCCTTGGTTCCCATTGCGTCGTCGCCACCGCCCGCACCGCTGGCTCCAGCAGTTGCTCCAGCTCCCCTAACAACGGTGTCCCCTGCACCGGCTCCGAATGCAGCGTCGCCAATTTCGTCGACGTCTCCGACGACGCCgccatctcctagtccctctgctTCTGCGACTCCGGCCGATGGCGGTTCCCGGGCTTACGTGCATGGGGTCAGCATGAGACTGACAGCGTTCCTTGGGGGACTTGCGTTGCTTCTGTAG
- the LOC135605662 gene encoding uncharacterized protein LOC135605662 translates to MAAEEDVRLEVEAVQAVYGADCIVIRDFPPHVSVHIRPRTAEDSSQQFVEVILGIKASNQYPSTPPRVYIVEAKGLDESRQTYLITIIQSKALELSSCLMLVALCEEAVEVLSNMNHPEGNCPLCLYPLVAKDKTGSSLPFMKLMSCYHCFHSECIIRFWKWVQEERESKATETATATNLESTRDQQKGNCPVCRKVFDEKDIEHAHEYLEPDSSCMGLSGIDEGEDDELLLSKSEKNRRQHFEALLKLQQDNNGLIEPRKDLAILPGMFLPEPINPPTVSSATSSESVIPPTTSAGTSENDADQAVSRHASEETNASNSTNKATMSNNRKNTNMRRKGRAHTPRVQQHGQSTRKQWIRKEPNTSHQ, encoded by the exons ATGGCGGCGGAGGAGGACGTCCGCCTAGAGGTGGAGGCCGTCCAGGCCGTCTATGGCGCCGATTGCATCGTGATCCGGGACTTCCCGCCCCATGTGTCCGTCCATATCAGGCCTCGTACCGCCGAAGATTCGTCGCAGCAG TTTGTGGAAGTCATCCTTGGTATAAAAGCATCTAATCAG TATCCAAGCACACCTCCTCGTGTGTACATTGTGGAAGCGAAGGGCCTTGATGAAAGTCGACAAACATATCTAATTACTATCATACAGAGTAAAGCATTGGAGTTATCTTCTTGCTTGATGCTTGTAGCCCTTTGTGAG GAAGCAGTGGAGGTTCTTTCTAATATGAACCATCCTGAAGGAAACTGCCCTTTGTGTTTATATCCTTTGGTTGCCAAAGATAAGACTGGCTCTTCTTTGCCATTTATGAAGTTGATGTCTTGCTATCACTGCTTTCATAG TGAATGCATTATCAGGTTTTGGAAATGGGTACAGGAGGAGAGAGAATCCAAAGCAACTGAGACAGCCACAGCTACCAATCTTGAAAGCACAAGAG ATCAGCAAAAAGGAAATTGTCCTGTTTGTCGCAAGGTGTTCGATGAGAAAGATATTGAGCATGCTCATGAGTATCTggaaccagattcatcttgcatg GGTCTTTCAGGAATAGACGAGGGAGAAGATGACGAGCTGCTACTTTCAAAGTCGGAGAAAAACAGAAGGCAGCATTTTGAGGCCCTCTTGAAGTTGCAGCAGGACAACAATGGCTTAATTGAACCCAGGAAAGATCTCGCCATACTACCTGGAATGTTTCTTCCTGAGCCCATCAACCCGCCCACTGTATCCTCAGCAACCAGCAGCGAGTCTGTGATTCCGCCTACTACATCTGCAGGAACCAGTGAAAACGATGCTGACCAAGCTGTTTCACGCCATGCTTCCGAGGAAACAAATGCAAGCAACTCCACGAACAAGGCCACCATGAGCAACAACAGGAAGAACACCAACATGAGAAGAAAGGGTAGAGCCCACACTCCAAGAGTACAACAACATGGGCAGTCCACTAGAAAACAGTGGATTAGGAAGGAACCGAATACTTCACACCAATAA
- the LOC108951944 gene encoding uncharacterized protein LOC108951944 isoform X2: MIPATASTKELFDVFRARYNPIIVNRQVFAGYSCVIIESIFLGSNNHCTKGTSQVLLRFPQSLCCHEDIITIFSGRTNCGGLPTPQSHACQPRKLVANDYPPTSEFHDWPKVKLCFQSLLLG, from the exons ATGATCCCCGCAACTGCAAGTACCAAGGAGCTCTTTGATGTTTTCCGTGCGCGCTATAATCCTATTATCGTCAATCGCCAG GTTTTTGCAGGTTATTCGTGCGTGATCATTGAGTCAATTTTCTTAGGGTCCAATAACCATTGTACAAAAG GTACTTCTCAGGTGCTCCTGAGATTTCCTCAAAGTTTATGCTGTCATGAAGACATCATTACGA TATTCTCAGGAAGAACAAATTGTGGAGGTCTTCCTACCCCACAATCTCATGCATGCCAACCAAGAAAGTTGGTAGCCAATGATTACCCACCTACCAGTGAATTCCATGATTGGCCTAAGGTGAAGCTTTGCTTTCAATCTCTGCTGTTGGGTTAG
- the LOC135605663 gene encoding uncharacterized protein LOC135605663 isoform X2, translated as MPSNIPPRGPEVEVDEREESEDEDDEDNEPTVDDSVVVSFRPDEAVYVDLSETIAETAAAELSISEAFEEALEAVRRSEESLPGAVEVVVDSDEETEGEDANDGRDEQEELVETTEEKGKGGGESEGLDKTDGVELDRSLFPSCPVCFETWSADGPHRVCCIPCGHVYGRSCLERWFKQFGKNIGKCPQCNRKFRRKEMINLYAPLIVVPNDDLEKEVHSLREQNESLKLEKAELIMEINKHKKHARDAESSLRQKMACLEHTLSGSKMRRHFKSSDGRWISTAHPLENNFESVRDDGLHHCRFVLQNELELDGARVMGIDGSSQIIMVSGKAPGIEREHVLSKISLLSQNEVETIQLPPNTKAIRDLTILPDGLALLASLGKKLLLFSMRSNNLVLKYDLPAPAWSCSGDNSNTHYVYTGLQ; from the exons ATGCCGTCGAACATTCCTCCTCGAGGTCCCGAAGTAGAAGTGGACGAGCGCGAAGAGAGCGAGGACGAAGACGATGAGGACAACGAGCCCACCGTGGACGATTCCGTGGTGGTTTCCTTTCGTCCCGACGAAGCGGTCTACGTCGACCTCTCGGAAACCATAGCCGAAACAGCTGCGGCGGAACTCTCGATCTCGGAGGCTTTCGAGGAGGCGCTGGAGGCGGTGCGGCGATCGGAGGAGTCGTTGCCCGGCGCCGTGGAGGTCGTGGTGGATTCGGACGAGGAAACGGAAGGGGAAGACGCCAACGACGGGCGGGACGAGCAAGAGGAACTAGTGGAGACGAcggaggagaaggggaaaggtGGAGGAGAGAGCGAGGGTTTGGACAAGACGGATGGGGTGGAGTTGGACCGTTCCCTTTTCCCCAGTTGCCCCGTTTGCTTCGAGACGTGGAGCGCCGATGGACCTCATCGTGTCTG CTGTATACCCTGTGGACATGTTTATGGTAGATCATGCCTAGAGAGATGGTTTAAGCAATTTGGAAAGAATATTGGAAAG TGTCCTCAATGTAATAGGAAATTTAGGCGGAAAGAGATGATTAATCTGTATGCACCTCTGATTGTTGTACCAAATGATGATCTAGAAAAG GAAGTGCATTCTCTACGGGAACAGAATGAATCTCTTAAATTGGAG AAAGCTGAACTGATCATGGAGATTAACAAGCACAAG AAGCATGCAAGAGATGCAGAGAGTTCCCTAAGACAG AAAATGGCTTGCTTGGAACACACTTTATCAGGGTCAAAAATGAGGAGGCATTTTAAGTCTTCTGATGGAAGGTGGATCTCTACAGCTCACCCCTTGG AAAACAACTTTGAGTCTGTAAGAGATGATGGGCTTCATCATTGCCGCTTTGTGTTGCAG AATGAGTTGGAGCTAGATGGAGCTCGGGTTATGGGAATAGATGGATCTAGTCAAATTATAATGGTTTCAGGAAAGGCCCCTGGAATTGAGCGAGAGCATGTTCTTAGCAAG ATTAGCTTGCTAAGTCAGAATGAAGTAGAGACAATACAGCTTCCTCCTAATACTAAAGCTATAAGGGATCTTACAATCCTTCCTGATGGACTTGCACTTCTCGCATCACTGGGCAAGAAATTATTACTTTTCAG CATGAGGAGCAATAATCTTGTCCTCAAGTATGACTTACCG GCTCCTGCCTGGTCGTGCTCGGGAGACAACAGCAACACACATTATGTTTATACTGGATTGCAG TGA
- the LOC135605663 gene encoding uncharacterized protein LOC135605663 isoform X1 → MPSNIPPRGPEVEVDEREESEDEDDEDNEPTVDDSVVVSFRPDEAVYVDLSETIAETAAAELSISEAFEEALEAVRRSEESLPGAVEVVVDSDEETEGEDANDGRDEQEELVETTEEKGKGGGESEGLDKTDGVELDRSLFPSCPVCFETWSADGPHRVCCIPCGHVYGRSCLERWFKQFGKNIGKCPQCNRKFRRKEMINLYAPLIVVPNDDLEKEVHSLREQNESLKLEKAELIMEINKHKKHARDAESSLRQKMACLEHTLSGSKMRRHFKSSDGRWISTAHPLENNFESVRDDGLHHCRFVLQNELELDGARVMGIDGSSQIIMVSGKAPGIEREHVLSKISLLSQNEVETIQLPPNTKAIRDLTILPDGLALLASLGKKLLLFSMRSNNLVLKYDLPAPAWSCSGDNSNTHYVYTGLQNGMLLVFDIRQTAVPMQVMEGLTGHPVHTVHSVVLSDGGSRVLTASSSGPCIWEVGSSCGRPFLIPEMENRGVCISLACCGSLDSMVASFRQKVELFNDSMTSQIPMSPSPSPILSTTGKIGSHVLITGVDGLSFQSEEVGKSIVSELRMPKSAILCTEGDNSLFAYGDESSHGVHIWGLPSFRTYAKLKPHQHPILDLRYDRRSTGPGFLGCISEDRLQVFSCF, encoded by the exons ATGCCGTCGAACATTCCTCCTCGAGGTCCCGAAGTAGAAGTGGACGAGCGCGAAGAGAGCGAGGACGAAGACGATGAGGACAACGAGCCCACCGTGGACGATTCCGTGGTGGTTTCCTTTCGTCCCGACGAAGCGGTCTACGTCGACCTCTCGGAAACCATAGCCGAAACAGCTGCGGCGGAACTCTCGATCTCGGAGGCTTTCGAGGAGGCGCTGGAGGCGGTGCGGCGATCGGAGGAGTCGTTGCCCGGCGCCGTGGAGGTCGTGGTGGATTCGGACGAGGAAACGGAAGGGGAAGACGCCAACGACGGGCGGGACGAGCAAGAGGAACTAGTGGAGACGAcggaggagaaggggaaaggtGGAGGAGAGAGCGAGGGTTTGGACAAGACGGATGGGGTGGAGTTGGACCGTTCCCTTTTCCCCAGTTGCCCCGTTTGCTTCGAGACGTGGAGCGCCGATGGACCTCATCGTGTCTG CTGTATACCCTGTGGACATGTTTATGGTAGATCATGCCTAGAGAGATGGTTTAAGCAATTTGGAAAGAATATTGGAAAG TGTCCTCAATGTAATAGGAAATTTAGGCGGAAAGAGATGATTAATCTGTATGCACCTCTGATTGTTGTACCAAATGATGATCTAGAAAAG GAAGTGCATTCTCTACGGGAACAGAATGAATCTCTTAAATTGGAG AAAGCTGAACTGATCATGGAGATTAACAAGCACAAG AAGCATGCAAGAGATGCAGAGAGTTCCCTAAGACAG AAAATGGCTTGCTTGGAACACACTTTATCAGGGTCAAAAATGAGGAGGCATTTTAAGTCTTCTGATGGAAGGTGGATCTCTACAGCTCACCCCTTGG AAAACAACTTTGAGTCTGTAAGAGATGATGGGCTTCATCATTGCCGCTTTGTGTTGCAG AATGAGTTGGAGCTAGATGGAGCTCGGGTTATGGGAATAGATGGATCTAGTCAAATTATAATGGTTTCAGGAAAGGCCCCTGGAATTGAGCGAGAGCATGTTCTTAGCAAG ATTAGCTTGCTAAGTCAGAATGAAGTAGAGACAATACAGCTTCCTCCTAATACTAAAGCTATAAGGGATCTTACAATCCTTCCTGATGGACTTGCACTTCTCGCATCACTGGGCAAGAAATTATTACTTTTCAG CATGAGGAGCAATAATCTTGTCCTCAAGTATGACTTACCG GCTCCTGCCTGGTCGTGCTCGGGAGACAACAGCAACACACATTATGTTTATACTGGATTGCAG AATGGCATGCTTTTAGTCTTTGATATTCGTCAAACAGCAGTACCCATGCAAGTAATGGAGGGCTTGACTGGGCACCCAGTTCATACTGTTCATTCTGTTGTGCTAAGTGATGGAGGGAGTAGAGTTCTTACTGCTTCTTCTTCAGGCCCTTGTATTTGGGAAGTTGGCTCTAGCTGTGGAAG GCCATTTTTGATACCAGAAATGGAAAATCGAGGAGTATGCATATCACTTGCCTGTTGTGGTTCTCTTGATAGCATGGTGGCTTCATTTCGGCAGAAAGTTGAGCTGTTCAATGATAGCATGACTTCTCAAATTCCAATGTCACCGTCACCGTCACCCATTCTTTCTACTACAGGAAAAATAGGTTCTCATGTTCTCATCACGGGGGTGGACGGATTATCCTTTCAGAGTGAAGAGGTTGGTAAGAGCATTGTCAGTGAACTTCGAATGCCCAAATCTGCCATCTTATGCACAGAAGGGGATAACTCATTGTTTGCTTATGGGGATGAATCATCTCATGGGGTGCACATCTGGGGCTTACCCTCGTTCAGAACGTACGCGAAGCTGAAGCCACATCAGCATCCTATTCTTGATTTAAGGTATGATCGAAGATCCACAGGCCCTGGCTTCCTCGGTTGCATTAGTGAGGATAGATTACAAGTTTTTAGTTGTTTCTAG
- the LOC108951944 gene encoding uncharacterized protein LOC108951944 isoform X3 has translation MIPATASTKELFDVFRARYNPIIVNRQVFAGYSCVIIESIFLGSNNHCTKGTSQVLLRFPQSLCCHEDIITRVSSRSQSA, from the exons ATGATCCCCGCAACTGCAAGTACCAAGGAGCTCTTTGATGTTTTCCGTGCGCGCTATAATCCTATTATCGTCAATCGCCAG GTTTTTGCAGGTTATTCGTGCGTGATCATTGAGTCAATTTTCTTAGGGTCCAATAACCATTGTACAAAAG GTACTTCTCAGGTGCTCCTGAGATTTCCTCAAAGTTTATGCTGTCATGAAGACATCATTACGA GAGTGAGCTCCCGCAGCCAGAGTGCATGA
- the LOC135605665 gene encoding vacuolar protein sorting-associated protein 24 homolog 1-like, with protein METVKNLLRPKPNPQQQLREWQRRLRQECRNIERQIRDVQREEKNVQKAIKDAAKRNDMASAKSLAKEIVRSKQAVNRLYENKAQLNSVTMHLGELVATARTVGHLSKSAEVMKLVNSLMKAPEVAVTMQEFSKEMTKAGVIEEMVNDAVDTALDSEDIEEEIEEEVDKVLAAIAGETVSQLPDAVRKEKIQQPSATVDVEEREAVAEGAEDEDLDEIRERLARVRS; from the exons ATGGAGACGGTGAAGAATCTTCTGAGGCCGAAACCCAATCCCCAGCAGCAGCTCCGCGAATGGCAGCGCCGCCTCCGACAAGAGTGCCGCAACATCGAACGCCAGATCCGAG ACGTGCAGAGGGAGGAGAAGAACGTGCAGAAGGCGATTAAGGATGCCGCAAAAAGGAACGACATGGCTTCGGCGAAG TCTCTTGCTAAGGAAATTGTGAGATCAAAACAAGCAGTGAACCGTCTTTATGAAAATAAGGCACAATTGAATTCAGTCACGATGCACCTTGGTGAACTAGTTG CAACGGCCAGGACTGTTGGCCATCTATCCAAGAGTGCTGAGGTTATGAAGCTTGTGAATAGTCTGATGAAGGCTCCTGAAGTTGCTGTTACAATGCAAGAATTTAGCAAAGAAATGACAAAG GCTGGGGTGATTGAAGAAATGGTGAATGATGCTGTTGATACAGCCTTGGACTCAGAGGACATTGAAGAGGAAATAGAAGAGGAAGTGGACAAAGTGCTTGCTGCAATAGCAGGTGAAACTGTGTCACAGCTACCAGATGCTGTGAGGAAGGAGAAGATTCAACAACCTTCAGCTACTGTGGATGTTGAAGAG AGAGAAGCGGTTGCCGAGGGTGCAGAGGATGAAGACCTAGATGAGATAAGGGAACGACTTGCTAGGGTGAGGTCATAG
- the LOC135605661 gene encoding monooxygenase 3-like, producing MAAATSPSSFLFLRLHPLSSFPSSLRRCRRTISTSRCRAMAPIVASIDNTRKEEIVVVGAGIAGLATALSFHRLGVGSVVLEQGESLRAGGTSLTLFKNGWRVLDSIGVADELRAQFLQIQGLVMRADDGRELRSFVFEEEVPGQEVRAVERRVLLETLASRLPPNTISFSSRLKSIIKEGNHGSLLELEDGGRIRAKIVIGCDGVRSPVAKWMGFSEPKYVGHCAFRGLGIYPGGHPYKAKVNYIYGRGLRAGFVPVSPTKVYWFICFNSTSPGPRISDPAVLKQEALNLVRSWPMELLDVMQNTPDDSVIKTPLVDRWLWPGLTPSASSKGVVVVGDAWHPMTPNLGQGACCALEDSVVLAKKLASAIGGGQDSVDAAMQDYSQERWARIFPLTARSSLVGSLLQWDNPLVCAFRNNIMVPKLVSLGPFLEHTNFECEMLEPVASG from the exons ATGGCCGCGGCGACCTCCCCCTCTTCTTTCTTATTCCTTCGTCTTCATCCCTTATCCTCCTTCCCCTCTTCTCTCCGCCGTTGCCGCCGGACGATATCGACATCTCGTTGTCGAGCCATGGCCCCGATTGTCGCATCAATCGACAACACCCGGAAGGAGGAGATCGTCGTCGTTGGCGCCGGAATCGCCGGCCTCGCCACCGCTCTCTCCTTCCATAG GCTCGGGGTTGGTTCAGTGGTGCTGGAGCAAGGAGAATCGCTCCGGGCCGGAGGCACCTCGCTGACGCTCTTTAAGAACGGGTGGCGCGTCTTGGATTCCATCGGCGTCGCTGACGAACTTCGGGCGCAGTTCCTTCAGATCCAAGG GCTGGTGATGAGAGCGGATGATGGAAGAGAGCTTCGGTCGTTCGTGTTTGAAGAAGAAGTACCAGG GCAGGAAGTTCGAGCAGTAGAGAGGAGAGTGCTGCTCGAGACTCTAGCTAGCCGATTGCCACCAAACACGATATCCTTCTCGTCCAGATTGAAATCCATTATAAAAGAAGGAAATCATGGGTCATTGCTAGAACTTGAGGATGGTGGCCGCATACGTGCAAAG ATAGTTATTGGTTGTGATGGAGTCCGTTCACCAGTAGCAAAATGGATGGGGTTTTCAGAACCCAAGTATGTAGGACATTGTGCCTTCCGTGGCCTCGGAATATATCCTGGTGGCCACCCATACAAAGCAAAAGTGAACTACATCTATGGAAGGGGTCTTCGTGCTGGTTTTGTTCCAGTTTCTCCCACTAAAGTTTATTGGTTCATCTGCTTCAACAGTACATCACCAG GGCCAAGGATCAGTGACCCAGCTGTTCTGAAGCAAGAAGCTCTCAATCTTGTAAGAAGCTGGCCTATGGAGCTACTGGATGTCATGCAGAATACCCCAGATGATTCAGTTATCAAGACTCCGCTGGTTGACCGATGGCTTTGGCCAGGTCTTACCCCGTCAGCCTCATCAAAAGGGGTGGTGGTGGTCGGTGATGCATGGCATCCCATGACTCCCAATCTCGGTCAGGGAGCTTGTTGTGCACTAGAAGATTCTGTGGTTCTGGCCAAAAAATTAGCGTCTGCTATCGGGGGTGGGCAGGACTCGGTGGATGCAGCAATGCAGGACTACAGCCAGGAGAGATGGGCACGTATTTTTCCATTGACGGCACGTTCTAGTCTCGTGGGTTCTCTGTTGCAGTGGGACAACCCTCTTGTTTGTGCCTTTAGGAACAATATCATGGTCCCAAAGCTTGTGAGTTTGGGTCCGTTCTTGGAACACACAAATTTTGAGTGCGAGATGCTGGAGCCGGTGGCATCAGGCTGA
- the LOC108951944 gene encoding uncharacterized protein LOC108951944 isoform X1, whose product MIPATASTKELFDVFRARYNPIIVNRQVFAGYSCVIIESIFLGSNNHCTKGTSQVLLRFPQSLCCHEDIITSKHAFVYWSELPQPECMTGTDVDVLRNQPVATGAPAATNCPSHNRSRRRYAALGDAASGEGNCWPSSEGPRGDCCQPGEDGSVLLPTVALRGVVNGDGTEGKKNKNKQVEGRRVRTRKKNVRR is encoded by the exons ATGATCCCCGCAACTGCAAGTACCAAGGAGCTCTTTGATGTTTTCCGTGCGCGCTATAATCCTATTATCGTCAATCGCCAG GTTTTTGCAGGTTATTCGTGCGTGATCATTGAGTCAATTTTCTTAGGGTCCAATAACCATTGTACAAAAG GTACTTCTCAGGTGCTCCTGAGATTTCCTCAAAGTTTATGCTGTCATGAAGACATCATTACGAGTAAGCATGCCTTTGTTTACTG GAGTGAGCTCCCGCAGCCAGAGTGCATGACGGGGACGGATGTCGACGTCCTTCGCAACCAACCAGTGGCCACAGGCGCTCCGGCAGCCACGAACTGCCCCTCTCATAACCGCTCTCGCAGGCGCTACGCCGCGTTGGGGGACGCTGCCTCTGGTGAGGGCAACTGCTGGCCAAGCAGCGAAGGCCCGCGCGGGGACTGCTGCCAGCCGGGCGAGGATGGTTCTGTGTTGCTGCCAACGGTTGCTCTCCGTGGCGTCGTTAATGGGGATGGAACAGAGGggaagaagaataagaataagCAGGTGGAAGGAAGACGAGTGAGGACGAGAAAAAAAAATGTGAGAAGGTGA